The following nucleotide sequence is from Pseudomonadota bacterium.
TAAAAATAAACTTTTTTTATGATCCTCTTTTAATTATAAAGCCGTATGCTCTTTTAAAAGAGGAAGATTTTAACGGATATCAAGGAATTTGTGTCACAAGTCAACATGCTCTTGCTTCTTTAAAAGAAGGAATTCCCCTTAATTTGCCTCTTTATACTGTTGGGAAAAAAACCTTTGAGATGGCTTCAAAAATGGGATTTAAAACAATTTTTTCGGCGGAAGGCTCTGCTGAAGATTTAAAAAACCTTCTTTTGAGAGAGAAAAATTTATTAAAAGGGACTTTACTTTATGTGCGGGGAAAGCATATTCAAAAAGATCTTAAAAAAGAACTAAAGAAGGAAGGACTTAAGGTTCAAGAAAAAATAGTCTATGAAGCTTTTTTAAAAAAATCTTTTAATGAAGAGGTCATTGAGGGGTTTAAAGATAAAAAAATTACAGATGTGTTTCTTTTTTCACAACGCGGCGCAGAAGCTTTTATGAAAAATTTTAAAGCCTTAAAGATAGAAAAAGGAGAAGGAAATTTAAGAGTTTTTTGTCTCAGTTCAAAAATTGCTCAAATACTCTCTCACGGGAGCCTTAAAGAAAAATATACAGGAATTTATGCGGCTCAAAAACCAACGCTTGAAAGTCTTTGGAATCTTTTTTGTGAGATGGTAAAAATAAAATAATATATAAAGGAGCTTTTAACATGTTTCGTCAATCTAATTATGCTGAGTCTCTTACAACAAATACAGCATCAAAAAATCATTCTCTTGGAACGTTAAAGTTATTATTAACATATTTATCTCCTTATAAATGGGTAGTCTGTAAATCAATTCTTGCAATTCTCATGGCCTCTCTTGCTGTCTTGGGATTGGGCCAAGGAATTAAAGTATTTATAGATCAAGGATTTGGTAAGGAAGGATTTATCTCTCTTTATGAGGCAATGGGATTGATGTTTTTACTTATTATCGTCCTTTCGGTGGCCAGTTTTTGTCGTGTTTATTATCTTGCATGGCTTGGAGAACGTGTTGTTGCAGATATCCGA
It contains:
- a CDS encoding uroporphyrinogen-III synthase, giving the protein MTLGILWTQTSFQKEQFEIFQCNNSALKINFFYDPLLIIKPYALLKEEDFNGYQGICVTSQHALASLKEGIPLNLPLYTVGKKTFEMASKMGFKTIFSAEGSAEDLKNLLLREKNLLKGTLLYVRGKHIQKDLKKELKKEGLKVQEKIVYEAFLKKSFNEEVIEGFKDKKITDVFLFSQRGAEAFMKNFKALKIEKGEGNLRVFCLSSKIAQILSHGSLKEKYTGIYAAQKPTLESLWNLFCEMVKIK